A single genomic interval of bacterium harbors:
- a CDS encoding PAS domain S-box protein, whose amino-acid sequence MTLDWLQELRHCCHSEDAFQAALKLIAKAGVAVYDSDTESSALSAVPPRVTRERLQNNHTFISEVLHTQSGLVVVVDRDTRIVLFSHACEKMSGYVAAEVFEKTFWEVFQPDVGEDKLNRWFTEVIEQKSPAKTKHKIRRKSGKYRFVEWDVTVMLDSSGEVEYIVVTGIDVTDRTIVEEVMELLSSAVEYTSETILIGKFDKKDALPIIQFINTSGCRLTGFDEAEIIGNRLNIFFGESNHVAALQESLSRVKLGESVSIEAEIHCKDNRVIVATGAISPVIDDSKQVTNFVAVFHDVTEQRQLEKELLEREQLYRTLVELSSTAIVVHSGGKILFANQYGTQQVGAKNPEELIGRSVLQFVHPTSLPTVVERIKTMVEKGESVPLLEEVFQKLDGTPFHVETAASPILFQGKPAILTVVRDISDRIQQQNALRESEQRLNLALQGANQGVWDWNVKTGEVFNIGCAEILKYTEDEYEQLGGRWRKFVHPDDLPQLHRKFSEHIRGLTPHYECEYRVLDRSGEWRWVLANGQAVEWDEAGNPVRIAGTRIDITRLKVTEEALQQSSEKFRSLFDSANDAILIMDRYQLTDVNPKAQEIFGYTRDEVIGKTHWDLSPITQPDGKLSREYGMQLIDECLAGKKFIFEWQHTRKDGTLFDAEVSLSRVLLKGTTYLQAIVRDITEWKTAITELKESEHRYRSIVNAIGDYSYILKVSSDDSVMFEWTSDTVLAIMSPGSDGADFKRFREIVHPEDVSGFAAKLALRKSGVTCSGEYRVVLPGNDIRWLRDIGVPVKNARTGTVERIYCAAHDITDQMNLWKKISESEQRYRRLFEESPIGLWEFECSEVTEYLSGVLDILPEKLALNSIVFQEKIVSHLRRLKVLDINNAACAFFRAPDKEGLFRNYTDILSTMNFELNRSDIIEFFAGKYHMEFESTIRTPWFPEEIHAQVTINLLDKNRLLVGFVDITELKHALSQIKESEEKFSLVFHSTPDVYTVTTLNEGRFVEINDTFSTVTGYTREEAIGNTSLDLKIWRNIDQRQAIVTRLQKNRALQNIEIQLQMKSGELRDFIYSAKVIQLANNEYLLSLFHDITERKHSERVAIEATARFQWVVENAPAVAIQGISPDGIVVRWNQYCEKLYGYSEKEAVGRKLGELILAEEDETAFETMLKNILRTGESSEPQAWQVYDRNRKKLWVLSSIFPILVDDEVLEIFCMDVDITDIKHAEEEIREREERYRTLATTINDILLEIDANGVFQFVSPNVTRILGYEQDELTGKMFFAFVTSPEVQLQKTIFEQFILTGKPESMEMTIRHKNGEKIIFEVAAKLFTRPDSDLRIVAVAREITDRKRLEEERLRSQKLESLGILAGGIAHDFNNLLTGIVGSISFAKLFPDSREDSAKLLEEAERTALRAKDLTHQLLTFAKGGEPIRKTADLAKIIRDTVSFSLRGSKSTSEIELPGDLAAVDVDEGQIGQVFQNLVINASQAMPGGGKVRITGRNLTFGDPLPSQLTPGDYVAILVSDNGIGIKEEHLSRIFDPYFTTKQSGSGLGLASVHSILMRHDGWVSVESSVGFGTTFTIYLPASKTKHTSTVAVEDKVECGKGRVLVLDDEEIIRTLLKRILEHLGYEAVTTGEGSETIEAYQSAIAEKKPFDLVIMDLTIPGGMGGVETINKLSQIDPQVKAIVSSGYSNDPVMANYRKYGFSGVVAKPYVLKEISQVVREVLHSQIPVS is encoded by the coding sequence ATGACCTTAGATTGGTTACAGGAACTGCGGCACTGCTGCCATTCCGAAGACGCTTTCCAAGCGGCGCTCAAGCTGATTGCGAAAGCAGGTGTTGCCGTTTACGATTCCGACACGGAGAGCAGCGCTTTGAGCGCTGTTCCACCACGGGTTACCCGTGAGCGGCTTCAAAACAACCATACTTTTATCTCGGAAGTCCTCCATACGCAAAGCGGTTTAGTCGTAGTAGTCGATCGCGATACCCGTATTGTTCTTTTTAGCCATGCCTGCGAAAAAATGTCTGGTTATGTCGCTGCCGAAGTCTTTGAGAAAACCTTCTGGGAGGTGTTCCAACCGGATGTCGGAGAGGACAAATTAAATCGCTGGTTCACTGAAGTTATCGAACAAAAATCACCCGCCAAGACCAAACACAAAATTCGCCGGAAAAGTGGTAAATACCGTTTTGTCGAATGGGATGTAACCGTCATGCTCGACAGTTCCGGAGAAGTAGAATACATCGTAGTAACCGGGATTGATGTCACCGACCGCACCATTGTCGAAGAGGTTATGGAGTTACTCTCATCGGCAGTAGAGTACACTTCGGAAACGATATTGATTGGAAAATTCGACAAGAAAGACGCACTACCGATTATTCAATTCATCAATACCAGTGGTTGCCGATTGACCGGTTTCGACGAAGCGGAAATCATCGGAAACCGGTTAAATATCTTTTTCGGCGAAAGCAATCATGTTGCAGCGTTACAGGAATCGCTATCCAGAGTTAAGCTCGGTGAATCGGTTTCCATCGAAGCGGAAATCCACTGCAAGGACAATCGTGTGATTGTTGCGACTGGTGCGATTTCTCCAGTTATCGATGACAGCAAGCAGGTGACAAATTTCGTCGCAGTATTCCACGATGTTACGGAACAGCGCCAATTGGAAAAGGAGCTGCTTGAGCGCGAGCAACTTTACCGAACGTTAGTAGAGTTATCCTCAACAGCAATCGTCGTACATAGTGGCGGCAAAATTCTTTTCGCTAATCAATATGGCACACAACAGGTAGGCGCTAAGAACCCCGAAGAGTTGATTGGTCGATCAGTTTTACAGTTTGTACATCCTACTTCGCTTCCGACCGTTGTAGAACGGATAAAAACGATGGTAGAAAAAGGTGAGAGTGTTCCGTTATTGGAAGAAGTATTCCAAAAACTCGATGGTACCCCATTTCATGTCGAAACTGCCGCCTCACCAATCTTATTTCAAGGTAAACCGGCAATACTGACGGTCGTTCGCGATATCAGCGACCGAATCCAACAGCAAAATGCGCTTAGGGAAAGCGAGCAACGACTTAATCTTGCCTTACAAGGAGCAAATCAAGGAGTTTGGGATTGGAACGTCAAAACCGGAGAAGTATTCAACATCGGTTGTGCTGAGATATTGAAATACACTGAGGATGAGTATGAACAACTCGGCGGCAGGTGGCGGAAATTTGTTCACCCGGATGACCTTCCACAACTGCATCGTAAGTTTAGCGAACATATCCGGGGTTTAACACCGCATTACGAATGTGAATATCGGGTATTAGATCGATCCGGTGAATGGCGATGGGTTTTAGCGAATGGACAGGCGGTTGAATGGGACGAAGCAGGCAACCCGGTACGCATCGCAGGCACCCGAATCGACATCACTCGACTGAAAGTTACTGAAGAAGCACTTCAGCAAAGTTCGGAGAAATTTCGTTCGTTGTTCGATTCGGCAAATGACGCGATATTGATCATGGATCGTTATCAGTTGACTGACGTAAATCCAAAAGCTCAAGAAATATTCGGTTACACCCGCGATGAAGTAATCGGAAAAACACACTGGGATTTATCGCCGATTACACAACCTGACGGTAAACTATCGCGAGAATATGGGATGCAACTCATCGATGAGTGCCTCGCGGGGAAGAAATTCATTTTTGAATGGCAGCATACCCGCAAAGATGGCACTTTATTCGACGCCGAAGTAAGTCTCAGTCGTGTTTTACTCAAAGGCACAACTTATCTGCAGGCGATTGTTCGCGATATCACCGAATGGAAGACTGCCATTACTGAGTTAAAAGAGTCAGAGCACCGTTACCGCAGCATTGTAAATGCAATTGGTGATTACTCGTATATCCTGAAAGTTTCATCCGACGACTCTGTAATGTTTGAATGGACCTCGGATACTGTACTTGCGATTATGAGTCCTGGAAGCGATGGAGCCGATTTCAAACGCTTCCGCGAAATTGTCCATCCTGAAGATGTAAGTGGATTCGCTGCGAAACTCGCGTTGAGAAAATCCGGTGTTACCTGTTCCGGTGAGTATCGCGTGGTTCTTCCCGGAAACGATATCCGCTGGTTGCGCGATATTGGCGTCCCTGTAAAGAATGCAAGAACCGGCACAGTTGAACGAATCTATTGTGCCGCCCACGATATCACCGATCAAATGAATCTGTGGAAAAAAATATCGGAAAGCGAACAGCGTTACCGTCGTTTATTCGAGGAATCACCCATAGGGCTATGGGAATTCGAATGTAGTGAAGTAACCGAATACTTATCAGGAGTCTTGGATATTCTACCGGAAAAACTCGCACTAAATTCAATAGTTTTTCAGGAAAAAATAGTCAGTCATCTCCGTCGATTAAAAGTGCTCGATATCAATAATGCCGCTTGTGCATTCTTCCGGGCACCGGATAAAGAGGGATTGTTTCGCAACTATACCGATATATTATCCACAATGAATTTTGAGTTGAACCGATCTGACATAATCGAGTTCTTCGCTGGCAAGTATCACATGGAGTTTGAGAGCACCATCCGTACTCCGTGGTTTCCGGAAGAAATCCATGCCCAAGTTACGATTAATCTCCTCGACAAAAACCGGTTATTAGTTGGCTTTGTCGATATAACCGAGCTAAAACATGCGTTGTCGCAAATCAAAGAATCCGAGGAGAAATTCTCGCTGGTGTTTCACTCGACACCTGATGTGTATACGGTAACAACTCTTAACGAAGGTCGCTTTGTCGAAATCAATGATACATTTTCTACTGTAACCGGATACACCCGCGAAGAAGCAATCGGAAATACATCGCTCGATCTCAAGATCTGGCGGAACATCGATCAACGCCAGGCAATTGTAACGAGATTGCAAAAAAATCGAGCGCTCCAAAACATCGAGATTCAACTGCAAATGAAATCCGGCGAATTACGCGATTTCATTTACTCGGCTAAAGTTATTCAATTGGCAAACAATGAATACTTGCTATCACTGTTTCACGATATCACTGAACGAAAACATAGTGAACGAGTTGCAATTGAAGCGACCGCCCGGTTTCAGTGGGTGGTAGAAAATGCTCCTGCGGTTGCGATTCAAGGAATTTCACCCGACGGTATCGTTGTTCGATGGAATCAGTACTGTGAAAAGCTTTACGGATACTCCGAAAAGGAGGCAGTAGGTAGGAAATTAGGTGAGCTAATCCTTGCAGAGGAGGATGAGACTGCGTTTGAAACAATGCTGAAGAATATCCTGAGAACGGGTGAATCTTCTGAGCCACAGGCGTGGCAAGTTTATGACCGCAACCGGAAAAAACTTTGGGTGTTATCTTCGATCTTTCCTATTCTTGTCGACGATGAGGTGCTTGAAATCTTTTGCATGGACGTTGATATTACTGACATCAAACATGCTGAAGAAGAAATCCGCGAACGGGAAGAACGATACCGGACATTAGCTACAACGATAAATGATATTCTATTGGAGATCGATGCTAATGGCGTATTTCAGTTTGTAAGTCCAAATGTTACAAGAATTCTTGGCTATGAGCAGGATGAACTGACCGGTAAAATGTTTTTTGCTTTTGTAACCTCTCCCGAGGTTCAATTACAAAAAACTATCTTCGAACAATTCATTTTAACCGGTAAACCGGAAAGTATGGAGATGACAATTCGCCATAAAAACGGCGAGAAAATCATCTTTGAAGTAGCGGCAAAATTGTTTACCCGACCAGACAGCGATCTAAGGATCGTTGCAGTGGCGCGTGAAATAACCGACCGCAAACGACTGGAGGAAGAACGGTTACGCAGTCAGAAGCTCGAATCGTTGGGAATTTTAGCGGGCGGCATCGCACATGATTTCAACAATTTATTAACTGGTATTGTCGGCAGCATCTCCTTCGCGAAGTTGTTTCCCGATAGCCGGGAAGATTCGGCGAAACTATTGGAAGAAGCCGAGCGGACAGCGCTTCGGGCAAAAGATCTAACCCATCAACTTCTGACCTTTGCAAAGGGTGGTGAGCCGATCCGAAAAACAGCAGATCTTGCGAAGATTATTCGCGATACCGTTTCATTCTCCTTACGGGGTTCCAAATCAACTTCGGAAATCGAGTTACCGGGTGATTTAGCTGCGGTCGATGTCGATGAAGGTCAAATAGGACAAGTATTTCAAAATCTTGTTATTAATGCCAGTCAAGCGATGCCAGGTGGTGGGAAAGTTCGTATCACCGGAAGAAATCTTACATTCGGTGATCCACTGCCTTCGCAGTTAACCCCCGGCGATTATGTAGCGATTCTGGTTTCCGATAACGGAATTGGGATAAAAGAAGAACACTTGAGTCGGATTTTTGATCCATACTTCACCACCAAACAGTCGGGAAGCGGTTTGGGACTTGCATCTGTCCATTCGATTCTGATGCGGCACGACGGTTGGGTTTCGGTCGAGTCCAGTGTCGGATTCGGCACCACTTTTACGATTTATCTTCCTGCATCGAAAACAAAGCACACATCTACCGTTGCAGTGGAAGATAAAGTAGAGTGCGGCAAAGGGAGGGTCCTTGTACTTGATGATGAGGAGATCATTCGAACATTGTTGAAACGAATATTGGAGCATCTTGGGTATGAGGCAGTTACAACCGGAGAGGGATCTGAAACCATCGAAGCATATCAATCTGCTATTGCTGAGAAAAAGCCCTTCGATCTGGTCATTATGGATTTGACGATTCCCGGAGGAATGGGAGGTGTCGAGACGATTAACAAACTATCTCAAATTGACCCTCAGGTGAAAGCAATAGTCTCCAGTGGATATTCAAACGATCCGGTGATGGCAAATTATCGGAAATACGGTTTTTCCGGGGTGGTCGCGAAGCCTTACGTACTCAAGGAGATTAGCCAAGTAGTGCGCGAAGTGCTGCATTCTCAAATACCGGTTTCGTGA
- a CDS encoding response regulator transcription factor: MNREMIYIVEDEDDIAELERYNLIRDGYRVKVFGTGEAALEQIKTEPPDLLLLDLMLPGIDGLTVCRRIKNEFFKATFPVIMVTAKGEEADIVTGLELGADDYIVKPFSPRVLLARVKSVLRRQQTSEVEIDNESIKHDAMSILPDRHEVIVEGKPVKLTGTEFRILYALVRRVGRVFTRYQLVDFARGGDAMVTDRSIDVHIVAIRRKLGEIGKLIETVHGVGYRCKE; this comes from the coding sequence GTGAATCGTGAAATGATCTACATCGTCGAAGACGAAGACGACATCGCAGAGTTAGAACGGTACAACTTGATCCGTGATGGCTATCGAGTTAAAGTATTTGGCACTGGGGAAGCTGCACTTGAACAAATCAAGACGGAGCCACCTGATTTACTATTACTCGATCTGATGTTGCCCGGTATCGATGGATTGACTGTCTGCCGACGTATTAAAAATGAGTTTTTCAAAGCGACGTTTCCAGTAATCATGGTTACTGCTAAAGGGGAAGAGGCGGACATCGTCACTGGTCTCGAATTAGGCGCCGACGATTATATTGTGAAACCGTTTAGTCCGCGGGTGTTATTGGCACGGGTTAAAAGTGTTTTACGACGGCAGCAGACTTCTGAAGTCGAAATTGACAATGAATCGATAAAACACGATGCAATGTCGATACTTCCCGACCGTCACGAAGTGATTGTCGAAGGTAAGCCGGTTAAATTAACTGGCACCGAATTTCGTATTTTGTATGCATTAGTACGCCGGGTCGGCAGAGTGTTTACTCGCTATCAGTTAGTCGATTTTGCCCGCGGCGGTGATGCAATGGTCACCGATCGATCCATCGATGTTCATATCGTCGCGATTCGGCGAAAATTGGGCGAGATTGGAAAACTGATCGAGACCGTCCACGGCGTTGGTTATCGTTGTAAGGAGTAG
- a CDS encoding ATP-binding protein, with protein sequence MPRHPLLRQLSIFLFFTLLVSLVIALTTVYISLRSIREQQLFSELELRAILIQDVLPESLRDLSSPQIDSLLKPIALHGQTRITLFDSHANLIGDSHFPGTSIAETDIRPEVDQSLKTGSHHIIRFSTSEHSTNLYVAQRAILASNDTVVIRLAESQDLINASVAPLRKRMLLIGAVILIVMSIMGWLLARRVTLPLDDVLNHAQSFAAGDLQHRLPVYDEPLAKGLATALNEMAKTLDHRMIEVVRQRNELEALLSSMVEGVIAVDSHGYLLRMNRAAIGLLGLEQPPATGKLLVEIVRHTGLQRMVETALAGAGFLEERITLPGKEPRTVQVHGTLLPGESGQKTGAVIVINDMTRIEKLERIRSEFVANVSHELRTPITSIKGFVETLRDGAIDDPDEAKRFLDIVYRQSERLNSIIEDLLNLSRIEREEKTLEREPCNLADTLRPLTAEFQERCNAKQIPFTTECDQEIVVNANAQLLLQAVSNLLDNAFKYGGGRPIAMQIKKSEEQVLISVIDHGAGIPVEHLERIFERFYRIDAARSRSLGGTGLGLAIVKHIANSHGGFVTVDSNLGSGSTFTIHLPV encoded by the coding sequence TTGCCGCGACACCCGTTATTGCGACAACTATCGATTTTTCTTTTTTTCACGCTACTGGTGTCGCTGGTAATCGCACTTACAACAGTTTATATATCACTCCGGTCGATTCGGGAGCAACAACTGTTTTCCGAGTTGGAATTGCGCGCGATTCTTATCCAGGATGTGTTACCAGAATCACTGCGAGATCTATCCTCACCTCAAATCGACTCACTACTCAAACCGATCGCACTCCACGGACAAACCCGGATAACACTATTTGATTCTCATGCGAACTTGATCGGAGACTCCCATTTTCCGGGTACATCGATTGCCGAAACAGATATTCGACCAGAAGTAGACCAATCGCTGAAAACCGGCAGCCATCATATCATCCGGTTCTCTACTTCCGAACATAGCACGAATTTGTATGTAGCGCAGCGAGCGATTCTCGCAAGTAACGATACTGTTGTTATTCGCCTCGCTGAATCTCAAGATTTAATTAATGCTTCAGTCGCTCCGCTCCGAAAAAGAATGTTACTGATAGGTGCAGTGATTTTAATCGTTATGTCGATCATGGGATGGTTACTGGCAAGGCGTGTTACGCTTCCACTCGATGATGTTCTCAATCATGCGCAAAGTTTTGCAGCCGGAGATTTGCAGCACCGGCTCCCGGTATATGACGAACCGCTGGCAAAGGGATTGGCAACGGCATTGAATGAAATGGCGAAGACGCTCGACCACCGGATGATCGAAGTCGTCCGGCAACGCAATGAATTGGAAGCCTTGTTATCGAGTATGGTTGAAGGGGTAATCGCGGTTGATTCTCACGGGTATTTACTGAGAATGAATCGCGCAGCCATCGGGTTGCTGGGTCTGGAACAACCGCCAGCGACCGGAAAATTGTTGGTGGAAATCGTTCGCCATACCGGTTTGCAGCGGATGGTAGAGACTGCGCTCGCCGGCGCTGGCTTTCTCGAAGAACGTATTACTTTACCCGGCAAAGAACCGCGCACCGTACAAGTCCACGGCACATTGTTGCCGGGCGAATCAGGTCAAAAAACCGGCGCTGTAATCGTCATCAACGATATGACCCGGATCGAAAAATTGGAACGAATTCGCAGCGAATTTGTCGCCAATGTTTCCCACGAATTGCGTACGCCGATCACTTCGATAAAGGGATTTGTCGAAACGTTACGCGACGGCGCCATCGACGATCCCGACGAAGCGAAACGCTTTCTCGACATCGTCTATCGTCAAAGCGAACGGTTGAATTCCATCATCGAAGATTTGCTGAATCTCTCACGCATCGAACGGGAAGAGAAAACGCTCGAGCGAGAACCGTGTAATCTCGCCGACACCCTGCGTCCGCTAACCGCGGAATTTCAGGAGCGCTGTAACGCGAAACAAATTCCCTTTACGACTGAATGCGATCAGGAAATTGTCGTGAATGCGAATGCGCAACTCTTGCTCCAAGCCGTATCGAATCTGCTTGATAACGCTTTTAAATATGGCGGCGGGAGACCAATCGCCATGCAGATTAAAAAATCGGAAGAACAGGTTTTAATATCAGTTATCGATCACGGGGCAGGCATTCCAGTGGAACATTTGGAACGCATCTTTGAGCGGTTCTATCGCATCGACGCCGCCCGCAGCCGCAGCCTCGGCGGTACTGGACTTGGCCTCGCCATCGTGAAACACATTGCAAATTCCCACGGGGGATTTGTAACGGTCGATAGCAATCTCGGCAGCGGTTCCACGTTTACCATTCACCTACCAGTATAA
- the pckA gene encoding phosphoenolpyruvate carboxykinase (ATP) yields MNNILNILTPAEKIAQARKADYGLKYLGLDNLRKVYWNLPTEALYEEIIFRGEASISHMGPILAFTGKHTARSANDKFVVKEESTDQNIWWGEYNRPFQIDKFNELFSRMQGFCQGRDLFVQDVYAGADPNYRLNVRVVTEFAWHAHFARNMLICPETLDEYKRFVPDFTVFALPGFQGIPQIDSTASKTYIALNFAQKLCIIGNTAYAGEIKKSVFTILNFLLPFQQVMPMHCSANIGKDGKSALFFGLSGTGKTTLSADPNRNLIGDDEHGWSEEGIFNFENGCYAKVIHLSQTAEPEIYACTKKFGTILENVTIDPITRRIDLEDEALTENTRASYPLDFIDNSVPEKMGGHPENIIFLTCDASGVMPPIARLTTEQAMYHFISGYTSKIAGTEVGLGREPEIAFSACFGGPFMVHHPAKYADILKNKILHHGAKCWLLNTGWVGGPYGIGHRISIRHTRNLLNGALDGKLDNVEYYTDPVFGFEVPKTCEGVPDKVMYPSEEWNNKKEYDQRYRSLAARFIENFKKFADGCPPEVIAAGPKI; encoded by the coding sequence ATGAACAACATCCTGAACATTTTGACTCCTGCCGAGAAAATTGCGCAGGCACGAAAAGCCGATTACGGCTTGAAGTATCTCGGCCTCGATAATTTGCGCAAAGTCTATTGGAATCTTCCAACGGAAGCGCTATACGAGGAAATCATCTTCCGCGGCGAAGCGAGTATTTCGCACATGGGGCCGATTCTTGCCTTCACCGGTAAGCATACCGCCCGTTCCGCCAACGACAAATTCGTCGTAAAGGAAGAGTCGACCGACCAGAATATCTGGTGGGGGGAATACAACCGCCCCTTCCAAATCGACAAATTCAACGAACTCTTTTCCCGGATGCAGGGTTTCTGCCAAGGCCGCGACCTGTTTGTACAGGACGTGTACGCCGGCGCCGACCCGAATTACCGGCTCAATGTCCGCGTCGTGACCGAATTCGCGTGGCACGCGCACTTCGCTCGCAATATGTTGATTTGCCCCGAAACCTTGGATGAATACAAGCGGTTCGTACCCGACTTCACAGTGTTCGCGCTGCCCGGCTTCCAAGGGATTCCGCAAATCGATTCGACGGCGAGCAAGACCTACATCGCCTTGAACTTCGCACAGAAATTGTGCATCATCGGCAACACCGCCTACGCCGGGGAAATCAAGAAGAGTGTCTTCACGATTCTCAATTTCTTGCTCCCGTTCCAACAGGTGATGCCGATGCACTGTTCCGCGAATATCGGGAAAGATGGCAAGAGTGCACTCTTCTTCGGTCTCTCCGGTACCGGTAAGACGACGTTGTCAGCCGATCCGAACCGTAACCTCATCGGCGACGATGAGCACGGCTGGAGTGAAGAAGGCATCTTCAATTTCGAGAATGGCTGTTATGCGAAAGTGATTCACCTGTCGCAAACCGCCGAACCGGAAATCTACGCCTGTACGAAGAAATTCGGTACGATTCTCGAAAATGTCACCATCGATCCGATAACGCGTAGAATCGATCTCGAAGATGAAGCGCTCACCGAAAATACCCGCGCCAGCTATCCCCTCGACTTCATCGATAATTCGGTGCCGGAGAAGATGGGCGGCCATCCCGAAAACATCATTTTCCTGACCTGCGACGCGTCGGGCGTAATGCCTCCCATCGCGCGGCTGACCACGGAACAGGCGATGTATCACTTTATCAGCGGTTACACGTCGAAGATTGCCGGAACCGAAGTCGGTCTCGGCCGCGAACCGGAAATTGCCTTCTCCGCTTGCTTCGGCGGACCGTTCATGGTGCATCACCCCGCCAAGTATGCCGACATTCTCAAGAATAAGATTCTGCATCACGGGGCGAAGTGCTGGCTGCTCAACACCGGTTGGGTCGGCGGACCGTATGGAATCGGACACCGAATTTCGATTCGCCATACTCGTAACCTGTTGAATGGTGCGCTCGACGGGAAACTCGATAACGTCGAGTACTACACCGATCCGGTTTTCGGTTTTGAAGTACCGAAGACTTGCGAAGGGGTACCCGATAAAGTGATGTACCCGTCGGAAGAGTGGAACAACAAGAAAGAGTATGACCAGCGGTATCGTTCGCTGGCAGCGCGATTCATCGAGAACTTCAAGAAGTTCGCCGATGGTTGTCCGCCGGAAGTGATTGCCGCCGGGCCGAAAATTTAG
- a CDS encoding DUF2283 domain-containing protein gives MKIVYHKDADAIQIVLSDKGVVESDETHQGVIIDYDAEGNPVGIEILDASKRTSNPNMMEYRVEVDAA, from the coding sequence ATGAAAATTGTCTATCATAAAGACGCAGATGCGATTCAGATCGTGCTATCTGACAAGGGTGTTGTCGAGAGCGATGAGACGCACCAAGGGGTTATAATCGATTACGATGCCGAAGGAAATCCCGTTGGGATCGAGATCCTTGATGCATCGAAACGAACCTCAAATCCGAATATGATGGAGTACCGAGTAGAGGTCGATGCTGCTTGA
- a CDS encoding DUF4258 domain-containing protein, protein MKTIRFTEHAKYEMKRRSIDTRWVVEAVSSPDEIQQVDIKRKIYQKMVLLSGTAYLLRVIIDWIENEMVVVTVYRTSKIEKYRGKV, encoded by the coding sequence ATGAAAACCATACGCTTCACCGAACATGCAAAGTATGAGATGAAACGAAGATCCATCGATACCCGATGGGTAGTAGAAGCGGTGTCGTCTCCCGATGAAATTCAACAAGTCGATATCAAACGTAAAATATATCAGAAGATGGTACTGCTGAGTGGAACAGCATATTTACTTCGAGTGATTATAGACTGGATTGAAAACGAAATGGTTGTAGTAACCGTTTATCGAACAAGTAAGATAGAGAAATACCGGGGGAAAGTATGA